Genomic segment of Triticum aestivum cultivar Chinese Spring chromosome 6A, IWGSC CS RefSeq v2.1, whole genome shotgun sequence:
ATACTAGCTGCATCAGGAAATCAATGTATTTTACATAATGGCGAACTATAAGTGAGACCACCATTAATGTATTTTACATAATGGCTAACGATAAGTGAGAGACCACCATGGCTTTCAAATGTGACAGCTGCCTTGGTCATTTGGTTTCTGTCCCACGGCTAGGACGCAACAGAGCCAAAAGACAATGACCATTGGCCAAAACATTTGCTCTCTCTGTGTTTGGGTATGTACTGAATTATAGATTATAATTCTTTTTTTCTGCTGCATAGAAGCAAGTATCATTCCTTTTTGTGTGAATCTCACTAGCTGATAATTGCAGAGTGAAATCATCATTTAACTGAACCAATGGTGCAGTATCAATGGATTCACCTTGGCCGCCACAACCAATCTTGTGGATGGGCATCCCAAACTGCGGGGATGTATCTGGTGCACCGGGGCAATTTGTGCTACCGGTGCACGGTCGCCCGTTTGCACATTCAAAAATGataaaaaaatctggaaaaaattAGTGCGTTGACACAAAATGAATGTATGTTGTCACAAAAATTTAGATCAATATTcgaaacattgctcgagatacaaaaataACAGATTTGACATGAATAGTGCATAACACAAGTTGGGCTTCAGTTTtggcccattagcacattgacgtcaaatttgtcatttttttaTCTTGAccattgttttgatttttgatttgaatttttgtgaCAAGGTACATTGATGTTGTATCGATACACTAAATTTTTTCcggattttttttgaatatttgttAATGTGCAACGTGGTCCGGTGCACCGGTAACACCAATTGCCTTGGTGCACCAGATACGTTCCCCCAAACTGCACGCACACAACCAAGCAACAACACGCATGCTTCAGATGGGATGCCGCAGATCAGATTCATACATACACCTGCTTCAATCGTCAAGGTCTTTTCTTGAGGAGAGCCATGTGCTGCACCTCCGGCCTGCTGCACGTACGGTCGCTATGGCGCCCGCAGGCTCAGTTTTTGGgcgcgaggagggagggagggagagacggCAGCTCGGTCGCCATGGCCACGGCTCTGGAGGGGTATTGGCTGATTTGTATAAGTTCGGCTAGTTAGGTTCGTGATTTTTTGCATGTTAGGAAAGTGCTGATTTAAAGAAACCAGCGTGGAGgcgcgggggaggggagggggggggggggggggggggttgacaaAAAAACACCCAGGAAAAAAAGTGTACCAGGCTATCAATTTCCTCTTTGGGAGTAGAGATTTTGAGTATTGGCCCATACTAAAGAAACATAGTCAGATGCGGCTAAGTGTAGCCGTACTAGGAGTGTACGCTTAGTAGGTATGAGGGGCCACTTAAAGTTATCGAGAAGATTGGGCGAGCATTCCTTTAGGTCTGGGTCGGATAAAGTGTCGCATGAGAAATGCAAGGTCAGTTGGAATAATGCCGCCTTGTAGGTTAGACGTAACACGTCTCGGTACAGGCGACATATAACTCCCATGGCACACAATTCTTTTACATGTGTCACAAAGCATGCCTAGTCTCATCTTAGATACGAGTACAAATACTCACACCGGATATTAGAGAGGGATCCTAATACTCGCATAGGTCGGGGAACACCGACCAAACGTGCACCCCCCTTGTGTTGGCGTTCTAATGCGCCAGCCGACTCTCTGTCTCTTTCCCATCGGTTTTGGAATGGTTCTAGACTCCCTTGAACCCTCTTTATATTTTGTTACTGTGTTCTTTTTAAGCCGTTTGCTTACTGGTTTTTCCCATGTTTTTATTTGAAgttctttctttgttttcttctttcAATGCACCTTATATTTTCCAAATCTGCGGATATTGGTCTAATTAAATAGCATTTGTTTAATTCATGAAAACAATTTCAATCTCATTTTTTTAAAAACACTAATTGGTTTTTGAATTcctgaaaattttgaatttgtgaacattttccaaatttgcaaacaattttttaaatcaGGAATATTTTGTATTCTCAAACATTACCTGTTTTAAAAAAATTCAcaatctaaagaaaataaaattatcgGACATTTTTTGatataaaaaatattttttgacATTGTGGACAAAATTTCAAATTCATGGTATTTATTATGAAtgcatgaaatatttttggaattacAAGAAAACAAAATCAAAACATACATATACGTCCTAGACGTACTTATAATTTGTAATGCATACGTCCTagacgtacctataatttttgtaGCTTTAATTTGTAATCTTGTTAAATAtgactttttttatttgtttgtacTAACCTACTAATGATTGCAAGGAATTCAcaagttcttttttcttttcagtGTAGGATGAACTATTAAAAAACTTGAAGGTCCAGCGAAATTCGGAGGCAATGAGATATGTCCATGCAGGACCAGTGCTTAGAGTTCATCAAATTCACCTTTGAAAATGGTGTCAAACGAAGAAACTCAAAACATGAAAGTTGTCCTTCTTGCTCAACATACACTTCTGCAATTGACTTGAGAAGGGTGTAGTTCGGGTGGTGGTATGTCCAAAGTCCAAACCATATATAGCCCATGGTTCGGTACTCGGtaattcaagatcagatgagataGATTGATGTGTTCAGGCACGGGCAGTGGTCAATCATCACCAATACTCCCTCCGTAACTCAAtaatccctctgtaaagaaatataaaggaATATAGGAGCTTTTAGATCACTACTTAAGtactgatctaaacgctcttatattcctTTACGGAGAGAGTATAATATATTTTTTGACACTATCATAGACTCTAAAAATGTCTTATAAAAAGTTAGAGAGGGAGTAATATTTTGTTTGGAAGTTAAAGTTAGTCCACACAAAAAAATGTCAAAGTTAGAcaaaaagaaaatacaaatagcAAAGTTACAGAAAAATGTTCTTTAGTAgaaactgttgaactaataaatgaaaaagggaaactatcaATCTCCATGTGGACTCTATCTTGATGTTCATGCTTGATGTTGCTGTCAACTTTCTTCTGTTTGACCAGACAATGTGGAGAGTTAGTGGAATTGCCAAAGCAGGGGAAAACGCTAGAAAATCGTGGATAaaaactagtgtcaaaaaacgttcttatattatgggaccgaGGGAGTACAACACTATGCTGGTCCATGAATCTTGACTACCTATACAGTTCCGCGGTTTACGCAAACTTCTTGccgtcgtcgccggcggcggcgactgTGCCGTCGTTGCCAGTGAGCTTCATGTACTTGTCCTTCCTGGTGAGCGCGGTGCACCGGTACCCAAGCTCCTTGGCGATCACCGCCTGCACGTGGTTGGCCACGTCGACGgcgctcctcccgccgccgccgcacgtctCCTCGGGCCGCAGCGCCGGCAGGAACGTCACCTTGTACCCGGGCCGCGGGTTCATGTAGAAGAACCACGGGTCCATGGCCTTCCACCCCGTCGCCGTCGACCCGTAGTAGGTCGACTGCGCCGCCTCCAGCGCCACCGGCACGATCCGGTCCGTCAGCTCCGCGAAGAGCGCCGAGAACCGCAGCAGGCAGGGCTCACGGCACGTCGTCCCCTCCGGGCACACCACCACGTCGCGCCCGGAGGCCAGCAGCTCCGCGATGCGCGCCGCGTCGGCCTCCCGGTCCCGCGCCAGCGCCACCGCCGGGATCGGCGAGATGGCCGTCGACACCCGGCTCACGCTGTAGGTCACGCACGTCACCGGCCGCCCCAGCGCCACGGCCACGATGATGGGGTCCAGCGCCGTGCGGTGGTTGCAGACGAGGAGGGAGCCCGGGGACCCCCCGCGCGGCGCCGGCGGGGGCGTGCCCCGCACGGCGAGCCGGATGCCGGTCAGTCGGTACGTGTGGCGCACGAGGTGCGGCGGGACGGGGAGGCTGATGAGGACGCGGAGCACGGCCAGGGCGAAGCCAACGGGAAGGTAGGCCAGCGCGAAGAGCGCGTGCGCCGGGTCTGGGCGGCGGACCAGGCGGCCGTCGTGGAACACGACGCGGGACAGCAGCGCGTCGGCGGCGGCCCGTGGTGCGCGCTTGTCCGTGGGCACCATGTACGCTTCCTGCATATGTACATGCACGGGAAACAAATCAGATTAATCAACTATACTAGCTGCTAATTTTATAGCATAATCTGAATCAAACAAAGCATATGTTTTATTGGGGGGATTATTACTGGAGTAACTAATGACTATTCAACAGTAATTTGTCCCTGTCGAAAGCGAGAGGTTAGACAGATGTGATTTGATTGGCACCAAGTAGCTTCATAATGTAGCCAGTGAAGACTCAGGTCAGCAAAATTCTTAGCCCAAAAAAAAACAGTAAGCAAAAGTACAAAAATGAAAGAAAATTATGACTACTCAGCATTTTGCAGATTTAAGTAGTAATGAATATGACAACTTTGAAGGCTAAACATGGGGAGAAAGCTAGAAGGGACTTACTTGTTCTTTCCTAGCTAATAAAGGCTAATAAAAAAACTAATAAGGGACATCAAAGGTTCTCTGAAAAGGCAAAGCTAGGAACCACACAATTTCTTGCAACTCCAACTACCACAAGAAAAAGGCTACTGTAGATGAGATGATGAGATTGATGCCTTGAGCACTCAAAGAACTTCCAAATTAGCTGTGCTCTGATCTCTGGTCACTCAAATACCAATCACTATGAACTTGAGAAATTCTATTGAAGAAAGATTGTGTCGAATGCAAGAAACTTTTCTCGTTAAAACAATCGAATTCTACCACCAGGTGTGTGGATGTTGAATTTAGTAAATAGTACCTTGCAGATGGCCATGAAGTCGTGGTCGCTCTCGCGGTCGCCGAGACCGACGTCCGGCATGTCCCCGCCGGCAAACAGCCGCTCCACGACCTCCCTCTTCCTCCCAGCGACGAGCACCCCGCCGCTGATGAGCCCCGTGAAGCGCCCGCAGCAGGTCCCGAGCTCCGTCCCGGCCACCTCGGCCCCCAGGAACTCGCGCACGAACGGGGCGACCATGACCGCCGGCGACGCGGTGACCACGACCCGCCTGCCCGCGCCGCACCCCCGGAACACCTCCCACGAGTCGGCGCGCACCCCGGCGGCGTAGTGCCGCGGGAGGACGCCCCTCGCCACGGCCTCCACGTCGCGCACACGGAGCCCCGCGAACGtcgcgaagacgagcagcccgatgGCGGCCGGCTCGGAGAAGGCGGTGTAGAGGAGCAGGATGAACGGCgcgaggaggagcagcgcgagGGCCCGGAGGTACCCGCCCGCCTCGAGCGCCACGAGGAAGTAGTAGGGGAACGCCGAGGAGGAGGCCAGCAGGGTGCCGTCCAGGTCGGAGGCAGCGGTGCGGCGCTCGCGCGCCGCCGCGTCGTAGGAAGACACCGGCGGGAACCTGCTCATCGCCGTCGTTGCGCGCGGCGCCATGGCCAgtcggacggacggacggacggagatGGATCGACCGACGAGACGATTGTGCCGTGCGGCCGGGGCGACTGGTATGCGTGTATAGGATTTGTATACGCCGGGTTGCTGGGGTTGGCTGAGCGGCCCAGCGGCGCCGCGGCGGGCGAAGGGtggaaggcgacggcgacggcgacggcgggcgaaGGGTGGATGGCGAGGAGACTCGTGTTTTGGGAAGGTGGAAAGCAGAGTGCCAACCCCACCTCCTCTGTTTATAACACCCCAACCACCTCTCACCTccagtcggagtcggagtcggacgACGGCTACGACCAGTAAACCACCGGCGGCCCTCTCCCCGATTCCGAGCAAGAGAAGTCATCCTAGCGACTGGCATGCGGTTTGGCCGTCCAAAAACAACGGACGCATGATGGCAGACATGCATGCGTTGACGGTAGACAACGAGAAATTGCTTTGGGCAAGAATTATGTCAAGCCACAACCACAGTCCTCTGCTCCTCCTGAACAAATATACAGCTGCCCATGAACagtattttttttttaaataatcctgTGTGGCAAACTTTGTTGAATGTTTCGAGTGTTTGCAAAGTTTCATCATTATATGACACTCATTATTTTGCTCCACAACTT
This window contains:
- the LOC123131734 gene encoding glycerol-3-phosphate 2-O-acyltransferase 6, giving the protein MAPRATTAMSRFPPVSSYDAAARERRTAASDLDGTLLASSSAFPYYFLVALEAGGYLRALALLLLAPFILLLYTAFSEPAAIGLLVFATFAGLRVRDVEAVARGVLPRHYAAGVRADSWEVFRGCGAGRRVVVTASPAVMVAPFVREFLGAEVAGTELGTCCGRFTGLISGGVLVAGRKREVVERLFAGGDMPDVGLGDRESDHDFMAICKEAYMVPTDKRAPRAAADALLSRVVFHDGRLVRRPDPAHALFALAYLPVGFALAVLRVLISLPVPPHLVRHTYRLTGIRLAVRGTPPPAPRGGSPGSLLVCNHRTALDPIIVAVALGRPVTCVTYSVSRVSTAISPIPAVALARDREADAARIAELLASGRDVVVCPEGTTCREPCLLRFSALFAELTDRIVPVALEAAQSTYYGSTATGWKAMDPWFFYMNPRPGYKVTFLPALRPEETCGGGGRSAVDVANHVQAVIAKELGYRCTALTRKDKYMKLTGNDGTVAAAGDDGKKFA